The region CGGCACCTTCTGCGCGTCCAGCAGTTGCTTCCGCAGCAGTGGATCCTCCGTCAGGGTGGCCGCCCCGGTCAGCGCGACGACGACCGCGACGGGGGCCGTCGCCGGTTGGCCGATGGTCAGGGCGTGCCGCCGTAGGCCGATCCCCGACTCCCTCCGGTACGCCGCCAGCGCCCGCTTCCCGGCGGCGGTCAGTCGGCGCTTGGCCGCACCGGCGCAGATTCCGCCGATGAGGAAGCCGGTGAAGAGCGCGGGGGCGATCGCGAAGATCAGCGGAAATCCGTCGTCGGCCATGGAGCCGACGCTCATCATGATGCCCAGGAAGATGCCCAGCGCGCAGAGCGTGTTCTGCGCCCGTGCCGCGCGCCGCCAGAACCGGAGGGCGTCCGGCCGCACCATCAGCCCGCGTCCCGCCAGCCGGTCGCCGATCGCCTGCACCGCCGCACTGCGCATCAACTCCCGGCGCAGCCACTTCAGGGCGCCGTGCGGGGAGTGGGCGCACAGCCGCAGCAGGTCCTCCTCGACCGGGCCGCGCGCGATCGGCTGCCGCACCGAGACCACTCCGGGGTCGCCGATCGCCAGCCGCCCGTCCGTGTACATCGTGCTGATCACCGTGTCCGCCATCCGACCCGGCCCGCCCGCCAGGAACGCGGCCTCCAGCAGGTCGTACGCCCGGGCGTCCACCGGCCCCATGGCCTCCCGGCGCCGGGCCCGGACCGTGCCGGTGATGAGCACCACCGACGACAGCGCGACGGCCACGTAGACCAGGATCACCGTCGCGCTCATGCCGCTCGCCGCCCGCTCAGTGCGAGCCGGACCCGGCGGGCCAGCCGTGCCGCCGGATGGGACGCCAGGGGCGCGGGCCCGGACCGTTCCTGCCACCACAGCGTCAGACGGCGCCGGGCGGCCGGGTC is a window of Streptomyces violaceusniger Tu 4113 DNA encoding:
- a CDS encoding TIGR04222 domain-containing membrane protein; this encodes MSATVILVYVAVALSSVVLITGTVRARRREAMGPVDARAYDLLEAAFLAGGPGRMADTVISTMYTDGRLAIGDPGVVSVRQPIARGPVEEDLLRLCAHSPHGALKWLRRELMRSAAVQAIGDRLAGRGLMVRPDALRFWRRAARAQNTLCALGIFLGIMMSVGSMADDGFPLIFAIAPALFTGFLIGGICAGAAKRRLTAAGKRALAAYRRESGIGLRRHALTIGQPATAPVAVVVALTGAATLTEDPLLRKQLLDAQKVPGGSGSSTDSGSSGTSDSGGGSWCGGGGSGCGGSSCGGSSCGGGGGSSCGGSSGSSCGGGGGCGGG